A stretch of the Halorussus salinus genome encodes the following:
- a CDS encoding asparaginase, whose protein sequence is MLPQVHVVATGGTIASTPDEEEGAAPSLDGEDLLVSVPDLASHADLSVESVSQVPGFDVDFEIMASVADSAREAAAEGADAVVVTHGTDTMAETAYFLDLTCSLPVPVVVTGAQRRLDEPSSDAPANVLAAVRAATHERVAEGVFLAFDDELHAARDVRKAHSHKLGAFSSPNDGPVATLTRAGIRFHREPGSESVSLPVAESDESESVEAPDARVEMVVSAAGVDGEQVERAVESGADGLVLAGTGLGNATGDLGEAVADAIDAGVPVVLTSRTGAGTTGAVYGTAGGGKTMQDAGAIPGGDLAPWKARVKLALALDSVDDDPTTVARYFTESEAVPVRD, encoded by the coding sequence ATGCTCCCGCAAGTTCACGTCGTCGCGACAGGCGGCACCATCGCGAGTACGCCCGACGAGGAGGAGGGGGCCGCGCCGAGTCTGGACGGCGAGGACCTTCTGGTCTCGGTGCCGGACCTCGCCTCCCACGCCGACTTGAGCGTCGAATCCGTCTCGCAGGTACCGGGGTTCGACGTGGATTTCGAGATTATGGCGTCGGTCGCCGACTCCGCCCGCGAGGCCGCCGCCGAAGGCGCGGACGCCGTGGTCGTGACCCACGGCACGGACACGATGGCCGAGACCGCCTACTTCCTCGATTTGACTTGCTCGCTCCCGGTTCCGGTCGTCGTGACCGGCGCACAGCGCCGACTGGACGAACCGAGTTCCGACGCGCCCGCGAACGTGCTGGCGGCGGTGCGCGCGGCGACTCACGAGCGCGTCGCCGAGGGCGTCTTTCTGGCCTTCGACGACGAACTCCACGCCGCCCGCGACGTGCGGAAGGCCCACTCTCACAAACTGGGCGCGTTCTCCTCGCCGAACGACGGCCCGGTCGCCACCCTGACCCGCGCCGGGATTCGTTTCCACCGCGAACCCGGCAGCGAGTCGGTGTCCCTGCCGGTCGCCGAGAGCGACGAATCCGAGTCGGTCGAAGCCCCCGACGCCCGCGTCGAGATGGTCGTCTCCGCCGCTGGAGTCGATGGCGAGCAAGTCGAGCGCGCGGTCGAGTCCGGCGCGGACGGTCTCGTCCTCGCGGGAACCGGCCTCGGCAACGCGACCGGCGACCTCGGCGAGGCCGTCGCGGACGCCATCGACGCGGGTGTGCCGGTCGTCCTCACGTCCAGAACCGGCGCGGGAACCACGGGTGCGGTCTACGGCACCGCGGGCGGCGGGAAGACGATGCAGGACGCGGGTGCGATTCCCGGCGGCGACCTCGCGCCGTGGAAGGCGCGGGTGAAGCTGGCGCTGGCGCTCGATTCGGTAGACGACGACCCGACGACGGTGGCGCGATACTTCACGGAGTCGGAAGCGGTCCCGGTCCGCGATTAG
- a CDS encoding sensor histidine kinase gives MSPKFESARSSPSERIPSLLVALGGGFLVLFAVGQYVFYPEQFGFTRGFAVNFGIYALFIMGLSVGGYWLRESDLSPRRYPRIGGWVLGGLSFFLAINLAIMVAWAGGTTPFRFSWGLWAANVGASAGLLVGYVEARAIQRELQAQRASIRAEEAEGQRQWFDYLNGLLRHEVLNTTNVIVGYASVLLEDGDLDETTESALERIHRQGRDMTRVIRDVQVLIELTQDEADLRPVDLREVITDELQLIAEVHDEVEVETSIPDATLVAADDLLPRVFGNLFRNAVEHDDGDRPRISVVAERDDETVTVRVADDGPGVPDDERATLFERSDNSGATHGLGLYIVRTLTERYDGSVDLSETGPEGSVFAVTLPLAERDEEASDEEASEKAARERAESNGAARDSVTAVET, from the coding sequence ATGTCGCCGAAGTTCGAGTCCGCTCGGTCGTCACCGAGCGAGCGGATACCGTCGCTTCTGGTCGCTCTCGGGGGAGGGTTTCTCGTTCTCTTCGCGGTGGGACAGTACGTCTTCTACCCGGAGCAGTTCGGTTTCACGAGGGGTTTCGCGGTCAATTTCGGCATCTACGCGCTGTTCATCATGGGACTGTCGGTCGGCGGCTACTGGCTCCGGGAGAGCGACCTCTCGCCGAGGCGCTACCCTCGCATCGGTGGGTGGGTACTCGGGGGCCTCTCGTTCTTTCTCGCTATCAACCTCGCCATCATGGTGGCGTGGGCGGGCGGGACGACGCCGTTTCGCTTCTCGTGGGGACTCTGGGCGGCGAACGTCGGGGCCTCGGCCGGTCTCCTCGTCGGGTACGTCGAGGCGCGCGCCATCCAGCGCGAACTCCAAGCCCAGCGGGCCTCGATTCGCGCCGAAGAAGCCGAGGGACAGCGCCAGTGGTTCGACTACCTCAACGGACTCCTGCGTCACGAAGTATTGAACACCACGAACGTCATCGTCGGCTACGCGTCGGTCCTCCTCGAAGACGGCGACCTCGACGAGACCACGGAGTCCGCCCTCGAACGGATTCACCGGCAGGGCCGGGACATGACGAGGGTCATCCGCGACGTGCAGGTGTTGATAGAGTTGACCCAAGATGAGGCCGACCTCCGACCGGTGGACCTCCGCGAGGTGATTACCGACGAACTGCAACTCATCGCGGAGGTCCACGACGAGGTCGAAGTCGAGACCTCGATTCCGGACGCGACGCTCGTGGCCGCCGACGACCTCCTCCCGCGGGTTTTCGGCAACCTGTTCCGAAACGCCGTCGAACACGACGACGGCGACCGGCCGCGGATATCGGTGGTCGCCGAGCGGGACGACGAGACGGTCACGGTCCGGGTCGCCGACGACGGACCGGGCGTTCCCGACGACGAGCGAGCGACCCTCTTCGAGCGGAGCGACAACAGCGGCGCGACCCACGGTCTCGGTCTCTACATCGTGCGGACGCTGACCGAGCGCTACGACGGGAGCGTGGATTTGAGCGAGACCGGTCCCGAGGGGAGCGTCTTCGCGGTCACGCTCCCGCTCGCGGAGCGAGACGAGGAGGCGAGCGACGAGGAGGCGAGCGAGAAGGCCGCACGCGAACGGGCGGAGAGTAACGGAGCGGCCCGCGACTCCGTGACGGCGGTCGAAACCTAA
- a CDS encoding acyl-CoA synthetase — MSVEYERERESFEWAIPDDYNIPAVLEDHAEEFGDRLAVRFRDDEGGEAERTYADVRDDANRFADALADLGVGRGDRVMHLFPRHPDAFAVQVGALARGALLVPCSAMLKPKDLAFRANDCEAETVVVHEELTGMVEPILDETPLKRVVVLDAGGEEFADENWHSFEQLVAGRDADHEGPDLGADDPMSINYTSGTTGQPKPVLHRHRWLRCFELINAPYWWGVTQETDFSDELLWATTGTGWAKWFWSPVGVALTTGAPQFVYEGEFDAETFLDLMDEEGVTRLCAVPTQYRMFTQVEELADYDLALTEAVSAGEPLNREPIQEFEEAFGVTPRDGYGQTETVALVTNYPGIDVKPGSMGKPVPGIDVTLLDTQDEEEVEPGETGEIAVPVDSPAIFDGYYEKPDLDEKTFHGDYYRTGDLARMDEDGYFFFEGRADDIIISSGYRIGPFEVEDALVGHDAVAEAAAVASPHDERGNVVKAYVVLADDYDGGEELTDRLQEYMKAETAPYKYPRRIEYVEELPTTSSGKIRRIELREEEREKFGE, encoded by the coding sequence ATGTCCGTCGAGTACGAGCGCGAACGCGAGAGCTTCGAGTGGGCGATTCCCGACGACTACAACATTCCGGCAGTGCTGGAAGACCACGCCGAGGAGTTCGGCGACCGACTCGCGGTCCGGTTCCGCGACGACGAGGGCGGCGAGGCCGAGCGGACCTACGCCGACGTGCGCGACGACGCCAACCGGTTCGCCGACGCGTTGGCCGACCTCGGCGTCGGGCGGGGCGACCGCGTGATGCACCTGTTCCCGCGCCACCCCGACGCCTTCGCCGTGCAGGTCGGCGCACTGGCTCGCGGGGCGTTGCTGGTCCCCTGCTCGGCCATGCTCAAGCCCAAGGACCTCGCGTTCCGGGCGAACGACTGCGAGGCCGAGACCGTCGTCGTCCACGAGGAGTTGACCGGAATGGTCGAACCGATTCTGGACGAGACGCCCCTGAAGCGCGTCGTGGTGCTGGACGCCGGTGGCGAGGAGTTCGCGGACGAAAATTGGCACTCCTTCGAGCAGTTGGTGGCTGGCCGGGACGCCGACCACGAGGGGCCGGACCTCGGCGCGGACGACCCGATGTCCATCAACTACACCAGCGGGACGACCGGGCAACCGAAACCGGTTCTCCACCGCCACCGCTGGCTCCGCTGTTTCGAGCTAATCAACGCGCCCTACTGGTGGGGCGTCACGCAGGAGACCGACTTCTCCGACGAGTTGCTCTGGGCGACCACGGGCACCGGGTGGGCGAAGTGGTTCTGGAGTCCCGTCGGCGTCGCCCTGACGACCGGCGCGCCGCAGTTCGTCTACGAGGGCGAGTTCGACGCCGAGACGTTCCTCGATTTGATGGACGAGGAGGGCGTGACGCGGCTCTGTGCGGTCCCGACCCAGTACCGGATGTTCACCCAAGTCGAGGAGTTGGCCGACTACGACCTCGCGCTGACCGAGGCCGTCTCGGCGGGCGAGCCGCTGAACCGCGAGCCGATTCAGGAGTTCGAGGAGGCCTTCGGCGTCACTCCGCGGGACGGCTACGGTCAGACCGAGACGGTCGCGCTGGTGACGAACTACCCCGGCATCGACGTGAAGCCCGGTAGCATGGGCAAGCCCGTGCCCGGCATCGACGTGACCCTGCTCGATACGCAGGACGAGGAGGAAGTCGAACCGGGCGAGACCGGCGAGATTGCGGTTCCGGTGGACTCGCCCGCAATCTTCGACGGCTACTACGAGAAGCCCGACTTGGACGAGAAGACCTTCCACGGCGACTACTACCGAACCGGCGACCTCGCCCGGATGGACGAGGACGGCTACTTCTTCTTCGAGGGCCGGGCCGACGACATCATCATCTCGTCGGGCTACCGCATCGGTCCCTTCGAGGTCGAGGACGCGCTCGTGGGCCACGATGCCGTCGCGGAGGCCGCCGCGGTCGCCAGCCCCCACGACGAGCGGGGCAACGTCGTCAAGGCCTACGTCGTCCTCGCGGACGACTACGATGGCGGCGAGGAACTGACCGACCGGTTGCAGGAGTACATGAAAGCCGAGACGGCCCCGTACAAGTACCCGCGCAGAATCGAGTACGTCGAGGAGTTGCCGACGACCTCCAGCGGGAAGATTCGCCGGATAGAGCTTCGGGAAGAGGAACGAGAAAAGTTCGGCGAGTGA
- a CDS encoding S8/S53 family peptidase, with protein MADKKDSHRQKDGLANRRRFLQWATSAGLASIAPGTVTAIADVKEKKAGSDTTASGQPTSDVNITHATELPKTQKRVEQYNNGADSKAFYQRALAEQLRRNPGKKEFDLVVTTIGEATTVETNRYGRTVNGWKPTSNELATLGEYGDIGYVPEFSSTDVVLRNVARRDLPRIAAAEFVLSINIEGRTRVNGCGDSDCNSGIGVDSLRSTSYFSFDTVDSDYTVDSNVRVGVIDTGYDGSKSCYESSYAADIGIDENLAKDFTGSGTWNEDEYSHGTHVADTIAYMLGTNKGHSNLFVPLRANESSNDDRIANVKQATEYALKNDIEVINNSLALYLGDSTGSTDYCPQKICAEHDAYTNAGYLPFATAGNDGYENKVDIPGGSWLTIGVGGIDQGSCSGNDYSRDSASDYAPNFDYTQCSYCDYYANSGSAPTVYGAYHTATDASGSHLCGTSFASPQAAAAGVIMVSNDQYSYVDSRQIFEEMNTYTICPDDAAKRGQLIDAYHAWNQTSSDPNPM; from the coding sequence ATGGCTGATAAAAAAGACAGCCACCGACAGAAAGACGGGCTTGCCAATCGCCGCCGATTCCTGCAATGGGCTACTTCAGCAGGACTCGCCAGCATCGCTCCGGGGACTGTCACCGCAATTGCAGACGTCAAAGAAAAGAAAGCGGGTAGCGACACCACAGCGTCCGGTCAACCAACTAGCGACGTGAACATAACTCATGCAACGGAGTTACCGAAGACTCAGAAACGCGTCGAACAGTACAACAACGGCGCGGATTCGAAGGCCTTCTATCAAAGAGCATTAGCAGAACAACTCAGACGCAATCCGGGGAAAAAGGAATTCGATCTCGTGGTTACGACGATTGGCGAGGCGACCACCGTCGAAACTAATAGGTACGGAAGAACAGTTAATGGATGGAAACCGACGAGCAACGAATTAGCTACTCTCGGAGAGTACGGAGACATCGGGTACGTACCGGAATTTAGTTCGACAGATGTCGTCCTTCGTAACGTCGCTCGGCGTGACTTACCCCGAATCGCAGCCGCTGAGTTCGTACTCTCTATCAACATTGAAGGGAGGACAAGGGTCAATGGTTGTGGAGATAGCGATTGCAATAGCGGAATTGGAGTTGATTCACTACGGTCAACGAGTTACTTCTCGTTTGACACTGTGGACAGCGATTACACAGTAGATTCGAACGTCAGAGTCGGGGTCATTGACACAGGGTACGACGGTAGCAAGTCGTGCTATGAGAGTAGCTACGCTGCAGATATCGGGATAGACGAAAATCTTGCTAAGGACTTTACGGGGAGCGGAACTTGGAACGAAGACGAGTACTCCCACGGAACTCACGTCGCGGACACCATCGCGTACATGCTGGGGACCAATAAAGGTCACAGTAATCTCTTTGTTCCCCTTCGTGCAAACGAGTCGAGCAACGATGACCGGATCGCTAATGTCAAACAGGCCACCGAATATGCGCTAAAAAACGACATCGAAGTTATAAATAACTCTCTTGCTCTATATCTCGGTGACAGTACCGGAAGTACGGACTACTGCCCTCAGAAAATCTGCGCAGAACACGATGCGTATACGAACGCCGGATACCTTCCGTTCGCTACGGCTGGTAACGACGGATACGAAAACAAAGTCGACATTCCTGGTGGCTCTTGGCTGACAATCGGTGTAGGTGGCATTGACCAAGGTTCGTGTAGTGGCAACGATTACAGTCGAGATAGTGCGTCTGACTATGCGCCGAACTTCGACTACACGCAGTGTTCGTACTGTGATTACTACGCCAACAGCGGATCTGCTCCGACTGTCTACGGTGCATACCACACCGCAACCGATGCTAGCGGCAGTCATCTCTGTGGGACATCCTTCGCGTCGCCCCAAGCTGCCGCGGCGGGGGTCATCATGGTATCTAACGATCAGTACAGCTACGTGGACTCGCGCCAAATCTTCGAAGAGATGAATACGTACACGATTTGTCCAGACGATGCCGCGAAACGCGGGCAACTCATTGATGCGTATCACGCGTGGAACCAGACAAGTAGCGACCCGAACCCAATGTAG
- a CDS encoding alpha-1 4-glucan-protein synthase has translation MTGDICVVVPTIREYECMRAYFENARDHGFDLDRLHVLLVTEDFCDTDEMREMLADEGVSGEVFDGTRREEWYDDHGIAEYDHLVPAASHAETSFGLLYLWANDFDYGFFIDDDTLPHDEYDFFGRHMRNLDYEGEIEAVSSDEQWVNVLYQNVEEHGLYPRGYPYAAMDETVETDTADISDVVASQGLWTNVPDLDAVRILMDGDLQGQAQTRTSTDDYGEDFVAARGNYLTVCSMNLAFEREVVPAFYQLPMDDNRWDVGRFDDIWSGVFLKRACDVLGKRIYNGAPLCEHNKAPRSTFGDLNNEVPGLELNEHLWEVVDDTAADADSYAGVFEEMGTELAEGDFDQYENGAFFNYVGEYMLDWLAALDELRSLETTSLVADD, from the coding sequence GTGACAGGAGACATCTGCGTCGTCGTCCCGACGATTCGGGAGTACGAGTGCATGCGGGCGTACTTCGAGAACGCCCGCGACCACGGCTTCGACTTGGACCGACTCCACGTCCTGCTGGTGACAGAGGACTTCTGTGACACCGACGAGATGCGCGAGATGCTGGCCGACGAGGGCGTCTCGGGCGAAGTCTTCGACGGGACCCGACGCGAGGAGTGGTACGACGACCACGGTATCGCCGAGTACGACCACCTCGTCCCCGCGGCGAGCCACGCCGAGACGAGTTTCGGCCTGCTGTACCTCTGGGCCAACGACTTCGACTACGGCTTCTTCATCGACGACGACACCCTGCCCCACGACGAGTACGACTTCTTCGGCCGCCACATGCGGAACCTCGACTACGAGGGGGAAATCGAGGCGGTCTCCTCGGACGAACAGTGGGTCAACGTCCTCTACCAGAACGTCGAGGAACACGGCCTCTACCCGCGGGGCTACCCCTACGCCGCGATGGACGAGACCGTCGAGACCGACACCGCCGACATCTCGGACGTGGTGGCCTCCCAAGGCCTTTGGACCAACGTGCCGGACCTCGACGCGGTGCGCATCTTGATGGACGGCGACTTGCAGGGACAGGCCCAGACGCGGACGAGTACGGACGACTACGGCGAGGACTTCGTGGCCGCACGGGGCAACTACCTCACGGTCTGCTCGATGAACCTCGCGTTCGAGCGCGAGGTCGTCCCCGCGTTCTACCAGCTTCCGATGGACGACAACCGCTGGGATGTGGGCCGGTTCGACGACATCTGGTCGGGCGTGTTCCTCAAGCGCGCCTGCGACGTGCTGGGCAAGCGCATCTACAACGGCGCGCCGCTCTGTGAACACAACAAGGCCCCGCGTTCGACCTTCGGCGACCTGAACAACGAGGTGCCGGGACTCGAACTCAACGAACACCTCTGGGAGGTCGTAGACGACACCGCCGCGGACGCCGACTCCTACGCTGGCGTCTTCGAGGAGATGGGAACCGAACTCGCCGAGGGCGACTTCGACCAGTACGAAAACGGTGCGTTCTTCAACTACGTGGGCGAATACATGCTCGACTGGCTCGCCGCGCTGGACGAACTCCGGTCGCTCGAAACGACTTCGCTCGTAGCGGACGACTGA
- a CDS encoding extracellular solute-binding protein, whose protein sequence is MADRRTSNRRRFLALSAAAATGLAGCSGSSDQDTQTTRATTTGNSSDGGSGIETFQGSGPLAEDRPELSGTRMADLPDLSGTLQIYLGGGEGGLYRDLLNRLRKRYSDFNPKVRTAPTSQLANTIVEESSGGSTPADVFWAVDAGSLGYVSEQGVTAELPSRVTDPVPKTFHPNDQWVGVAGRARAIPYNTNKLSREDIPNKVANFTESDALAGSMGWAPTYGAFQAFVTAMRILRGEQETKQWLRGMLDQNVTEYPDEFLTSNAVADGEISAGFANHYYVLRVVASRPDAPIDLAFTKNDAASLINVSGAQIMQDSGKQELAANFISHLLTVEAQEFFATTAYAYPMIPGVPPVGGLPTIDELNPPELDLQKLSNLEPTLRLMREVGVL, encoded by the coding sequence ATGGCTGACAGACGAACGTCCAACCGGCGCCGTTTTCTGGCGCTGAGCGCGGCTGCTGCGACCGGTCTCGCGGGCTGTTCGGGTAGTTCTGACCAAGACACCCAGACGACCCGAGCCACGACGACCGGCAACTCGTCGGACGGCGGGTCCGGCATCGAAACGTTCCAAGGCTCCGGGCCGCTCGCCGAGGACCGGCCGGAACTGTCCGGGACGCGCATGGCGGACCTGCCGGACCTCTCGGGGACGCTCCAAATCTACCTCGGTGGCGGCGAAGGTGGACTCTACCGAGACCTGCTGAACCGGCTCCGCAAGCGGTACTCGGACTTCAATCCGAAAGTCAGGACCGCCCCGACCTCACAGCTCGCCAACACCATCGTCGAGGAGTCGAGCGGCGGTTCGACTCCGGCCGACGTGTTCTGGGCCGTCGATGCGGGGTCACTGGGCTACGTCTCCGAGCAGGGAGTCACCGCGGAACTCCCGAGTCGCGTCACCGACCCGGTTCCGAAGACGTTCCATCCGAACGACCAGTGGGTCGGCGTCGCCGGGCGCGCTCGCGCCATCCCGTACAACACGAACAAGCTCTCGCGCGAGGATATCCCGAACAAGGTGGCGAACTTCACCGAGAGCGACGCGCTCGCCGGGTCGATGGGATGGGCACCGACCTACGGCGCGTTCCAAGCGTTCGTGACCGCGATGCGCATCCTCCGCGGTGAACAGGAGACTAAGCAGTGGCTCCGCGGGATGCTCGACCAGAACGTCACCGAGTACCCCGACGAGTTCCTCACCTCGAACGCGGTCGCCGACGGCGAGATCAGCGCCGGGTTCGCCAACCACTACTACGTCCTGCGGGTGGTCGCCTCCCGACCGGACGCGCCCATCGACCTCGCGTTCACGAAGAACGACGCCGCGTCGCTCATCAACGTCAGCGGCGCACAGATCATGCAGGACTCCGGCAAGCAGGAACTGGCGGCGAACTTCATCTCCCACCTGCTCACGGTCGAGGCGCAAGAGTTCTTCGCGACCACGGCGTACGCCTACCCGATGATTCCGGGCGTGCCGCCGGTCGGCGGACTCCCCACCATCGACGAACTCAACCCGCCGGAACTCGACCTCCAGAAGCTCTCGAACCTCGAACCGACTCTCCGACTGATGCGGGAAGTGGGCGTCCTGTAG
- a CDS encoding ABC transporter permease: MSVAERVERFAKRHGVGAAEEGESLPVGVTLLSAGVAVAVLSPILWILLRAADVGVESSVALLARSSMVEILLNSVALVTTVTVACVLLGVPLAVLTVETDLPFRRFWTVVLALPLVVPSYIGAFAFVSAFGPRGVLADRLAQVGIESVPEIYGFTGTALVLTLYVYPYVFLTTRAALLSFDGTLVEAARTLNHSRREAFRAITLPQISPGIAGGALLVALYTLSDFGTPSIMHFGVFTQAIYVEFNTFGRDTAALLSLELLAVTAVIVALESRIGGQGQESYAGGGNRTTRTPLGPWKIPALLFCAAVATLALAVPLGVLFMWLTRSGPGYAGGGLAFEWTYGWNSVYVSALAAAVATLAAIPVGYLAARYRSTLTSLFDRATYVGYATPGIVLGISLVYFGSSYGPTPYRIVPLLVFAYVVRFLPQAVGTTRSSVLQVDTKLVEAARTLGRTPGAAFRHVTLPLIAPGVVAGAALVFLTTMKELPATLLLRPTGFETLVTYIWSVQDAGYYGRAAVPALVLVGVSALSMLVLLKQDGSLVRQEGENDG; encoded by the coding sequence ATGTCGGTCGCCGAGCGCGTCGAACGGTTCGCCAAGCGACACGGCGTCGGAGCCGCCGAGGAGGGCGAGTCGCTCCCGGTCGGCGTGACCCTGTTGAGCGCGGGCGTCGCTGTCGCGGTCCTCTCGCCCATCCTCTGGATTCTCCTCCGGGCGGCCGATGTCGGGGTCGAATCGTCGGTCGCACTCCTCGCCCGGTCGTCGATGGTCGAGATACTGCTCAACAGCGTCGCGCTCGTGACGACCGTCACCGTCGCGTGCGTGCTTTTGGGGGTCCCGCTCGCGGTGCTGACCGTCGAGACCGACCTCCCGTTCCGGCGGTTCTGGACGGTCGTCCTCGCGCTTCCGCTGGTCGTCCCGAGCTACATCGGGGCGTTCGCGTTCGTCTCGGCGTTCGGTCCGCGAGGAGTCCTCGCGGACAGACTCGCGCAGGTCGGTATCGAATCGGTCCCCGAAATCTACGGCTTCACCGGGACGGCGCTCGTCCTCACGCTGTACGTCTATCCCTACGTCTTCCTGACGACCCGCGCCGCGCTGTTGTCGTTCGACGGGACACTCGTGGAGGCGGCCCGCACGCTCAACCACTCCCGGCGCGAGGCGTTCCGGGCCATCACGCTCCCCCAGATTTCCCCCGGTATCGCGGGTGGCGCGCTGTTGGTCGCTCTCTACACGCTCTCGGACTTCGGTACCCCGTCCATCATGCACTTCGGCGTGTTCACGCAGGCCATCTACGTCGAGTTCAACACGTTCGGCCGCGACACCGCGGCACTCCTGTCGCTCGAACTGCTGGCGGTGACGGCCGTCATCGTCGCGCTCGAATCCCGTATCGGCGGACAGGGCCAAGAGAGCTACGCCGGGGGCGGCAACCGCACTACGCGGACGCCGCTCGGGCCGTGGAAGATACCCGCGCTCCTGTTCTGTGCCGCCGTCGCGACGCTCGCGCTCGCCGTCCCGCTCGGCGTGCTGTTCATGTGGCTCACGCGGAGCGGGCCGGGGTACGCTGGCGGCGGACTCGCGTTCGAGTGGACCTACGGCTGGAACTCGGTGTACGTCTCCGCGCTGGCCGCCGCGGTCGCCACACTCGCGGCGATTCCCGTGGGGTATCTGGCGGCGCGCTATCGCTCGACGCTGACCTCGCTGTTCGACCGGGCGACGTACGTCGGCTACGCGACGCCCGGCATCGTGCTTGGCATCTCGCTGGTCTACTTCGGGTCGTCGTACGGCCCGACGCCGTACCGCATCGTGCCCCTCCTCGTGTTCGCCTACGTCGTACGGTTCCTCCCGCAAGCGGTCGGGACGACGCGCTCGTCGGTGTTGCAGGTGGACACGAAACTCGTCGAAGCGGCCCGGACGCTCGGGCGAACGCCCGGCGCGGCGTTCCGTCACGTGACCCTGCCGCTCATCGCTCCCGGCGTCGTCGCGGGCGCGGCGCTCGTGTTCCTGACGACGATGAAGGAGCTTCCGGCGACCCTGCTCCTTCGTCCGACAGGTTTTGAAACCCTCGTCACGTACATCTGGAGCGTACAGGACGCAGGCTACTACGGACGGGCCGCGGTTCCGGCGCTCGTCCTCGTCGGCGTGTCCGCGCTCTCGATGCTGGTCCTGCTCAAACAGGACGGCAGCCTCGTCCGGCAGGAAGGAGAGAACGATGGCTAG
- a CDS encoding ABC transporter ATP-binding protein yields MARRTRRDDSDTMDGTHHHSTATAPPRETDGEETDHEAVLELDGVVKEYAAETAVDSLSLSVREGELLTLLGPSGCGKTTTLRMMAGLERPDDGEVRLRGDVVADASGSVEPENRDVGLVFQDFALFPHLTVFENVAFGLTDADEKETERRVSELLNLVDLAGHRDATPDELSGGQQQRVALARSLAPEPEILLLDEPFSNLDVRLRVEMREEVRQILKEAGVTAVSVTHDQEEALSISDRVAVMCDGEVEQVGRPESVFEHPESRFVASFLGQAGFLSAWYEEGTVVTPIGNFAPQRLNGLTTEYAGTDLDVLVRPDDLRATVVDEGEADGHIVHRQYTGPSFVYRVELDNGDLVHCQHNHVKELDIGKPVRVELDADHTLAWYPPEDGDEQVTDRVSSVRPR; encoded by the coding sequence ATGGCTAGGCGAACTCGACGCGACGACAGCGATACGATGGACGGAACGCACCACCACTCGACGGCGACCGCACCGCCCCGCGAGACCGACGGCGAGGAGACCGACCACGAGGCCGTCCTCGAACTCGACGGCGTGGTCAAGGAGTACGCCGCCGAGACCGCGGTGGACTCGCTGTCGCTGTCGGTCCGGGAAGGGGAACTCCTCACGCTCTTGGGTCCCTCGGGCTGTGGCAAGACCACGACCCTCCGGATGATGGCCGGACTCGAACGCCCCGACGACGGCGAGGTCCGTCTCCGCGGTGATGTCGTCGCCGACGCGTCCGGCTCGGTCGAACCCGAGAACCGCGACGTGGGACTCGTCTTTCAGGACTTCGCGCTCTTTCCCCACCTCACGGTCTTCGAGAACGTCGCGTTCGGACTCACCGACGCCGACGAGAAGGAGACCGAACGCCGGGTCTCGGAACTACTGAACCTCGTGGATTTGGCTGGCCACCGCGACGCCACGCCCGACGAGCTTTCGGGCGGCCAGCAACAGCGGGTCGCCCTCGCGCGGTCGCTCGCGCCCGAACCGGAGATTCTACTGTTGGACGAACCCTTCTCGAATCTCGACGTTCGCCTGCGCGTCGAGATGCGCGAGGAGGTCCGCCAGATTCTCAAGGAGGCGGGGGTCACGGCCGTCTCGGTCACGCACGACCAAGAGGAGGCCCTCTCTATCTCCGACCGCGTGGCCGTGATGTGCGACGGGGAGGTCGAGCAGGTCGGCCGCCCCGAGAGCGTCTTCGAGCATCCCGAGTCGCGGTTCGTCGCTTCCTTCCTCGGGCAGGCCGGGTTCCTCTCGGCGTGGTACGAGGAGGGTACGGTCGTCACGCCCATCGGAAACTTCGCGCCACAGCGGCTCAACGGCCTGACGACCGAGTACGCGGGCACCGACCTCGACGTGCTGGTCCGGCCCGACGACCTCCGGGCGACCGTCGTGGACGAGGGCGAAGCCGACGGCCACATCGTCCACCGCCAGTACACCGGCCCCTCGTTCGTCTACCGGGTGGAACTCGACAACGGCGACCTCGTCCACTGCCAGCACAACCACGTCAAGGAGTTGGACATCGGCAAGCCGGTCCGCGTCGAGTTAGACGCCGACCACACGCTGGCGTGGTACCCGCCCGAAGACGGCGACGAGCAGGTCACCGACCGAGTCTCGTCCGTGCGACCTCGATGA